The Nocardia arthritidis genome has a window encoding:
- a CDS encoding NADH:flavin oxidoreductase produces the protein MGPFGAALLISGNIMIDRTALGEARNVVIDDRTDRRALAEWTRAARMGGAHLWAQLNHPGRQVPRLLGWNSVAPSAVPVPGQRALFATPRALTESEIIALVERFAAAARSAVDNGFTGIEIHSAHGYLISQFLSPLTNLRTDGWGGTPQRRRRFLLEVVRAVRAEIGAAVPLAVKLNSADFQRGGFGEEESLEVVAALGAEGIDLLEISGGTYESAAMMGVGEPRKASTRAREAYFLDYAERVRATTALPLLLTGGFRTAAGMAEAVASGAVDLVGMARPLVLDPEFPARVLADSATVSTVRPRRLGIDSVDGMTELAWYAQQMARIAVNKRPDPERHPLTTLTTYLLGTAADAARGPLRWAAGR, from the coding sequence GTGGGCCCATTCGGGGCGGCGCTGCTGATCAGCGGCAACATCATGATCGATCGGACCGCGCTGGGGGAGGCCCGCAATGTCGTCATCGACGATCGCACCGATCGCCGGGCACTGGCCGAGTGGACCCGCGCGGCCCGAATGGGAGGTGCGCACCTGTGGGCACAGCTGAACCATCCGGGTCGGCAGGTGCCACGGCTGCTCGGCTGGAATTCGGTCGCGCCGTCGGCGGTACCGGTGCCCGGTCAACGTGCGCTGTTCGCGACTCCGCGCGCGCTGACCGAATCCGAAATCATCGCGCTCGTCGAGCGTTTCGCCGCGGCCGCGCGCAGCGCGGTGGACAACGGTTTCACCGGCATCGAAATCCATTCCGCGCACGGGTATTTGATCAGCCAGTTCCTCTCGCCGCTGACGAATCTGCGCACCGACGGCTGGGGTGGCACACCGCAGCGCCGCCGCCGATTCCTGCTCGAGGTGGTGCGGGCGGTGCGGGCGGAGATCGGGGCCGCGGTCCCGCTGGCGGTCAAGCTGAACTCGGCGGACTTCCAGCGCGGCGGATTCGGCGAGGAGGAATCGCTCGAGGTGGTGGCGGCGCTCGGTGCGGAGGGCATCGACCTGCTCGAAATCTCCGGCGGCACTTATGAATCCGCCGCGATGATGGGTGTCGGTGAGCCACGCAAGGCCAGTACCCGGGCGCGCGAGGCGTACTTCCTGGACTACGCCGAACGGGTGCGGGCCACCACCGCGCTGCCGCTGCTGTTGACCGGCGGTTTCCGGACCGCGGCGGGCATGGCCGAGGCGGTCGCCTCCGGAGCGGTCGATCTCGTGGGTATGGCTCGTCCGCTGGTGCTGGATCCGGAGTTCCCGGCCCGCGTACTTGCCGACTCCGCGACCGTCAGCACCGTGCGCCCCCGTCGGCTCGGTATCGACAGCGTGGACGGCATGACCGAACTCGCCTGGTACGCACAGCAAATGGCGCGGATCGCGGTCAATAAACGGCCCGATCCCGAGCGGCATCCGCTGACCACGCTCACCACCTACCTCCTCGGGACCGCCGCGGACGCGGCGCGCGGCCCGCTGCGCTGGGCGGCTGGGCGATGA